The following are encoded together in the Oncorhynchus masou masou isolate Uvic2021 chromosome 5, UVic_Omas_1.1, whole genome shotgun sequence genome:
- the LOC135536058 gene encoding transcription factor JunB-like isoform X2 yields MNLNFAENYRNQSLKAQLRNESEFYPTGGASEVGSLKLASPELERLIIQNSNGVITTTPTPGQYFYSRGITEEQEGFADGFVKALDDLHKMNQMPPPNVSIGTGGVSTCTVASTVFGSSMQPEHLEYTTLDSCSPHTNLTPATSSYPSTTISYLPHHQYQHHQAAAHPSHHFQHSLAGAGIHAQRYLGLKEEPQTVPDMQSSDDESVCGMSPIDMENQERIKAERKRLRNRLAATKCRKRKLERISRLEDKVKILKTDNAGLSSTASVLREQVAQLKQKVMTHVSSGCQLMLTSKIKSF; encoded by the coding sequence ATGAACTTGAACTTCGCCGAGAACTATCGGAACCAAAGCCTCAAGGCTCAGCTGCGCAACGAGAGTGAATTCTATCCGACCGGGGGCGCATCAGAAGTCGGCTCGCTGAAGCTCGCCTCTCCTGAACTGGAGCGATTGATCATCCAGAACAGCAACGGTGTCATCACTACCACACCGACACCTGGGCAGTACTTCTACAGTAGGGGAATCACAGAGGAACAAGAGGGCTTCGCGGACGGGTTCGTTAAAGCTCTGGACGACCTCCACAAGATGAACCAGATGCCGCCACCGAACGTGTCCATCGGAACCGGTGGAGTCTCCACGTGCACTGTGGCCTCCACCGTGTTTGGTTCCTCCATGCAGCCGGAGCACCTAGAGTACACCACCCTGGACAGCTGTAGCCCTCACACTAACCTCACACCTGCAACCAGCAgctacccctccaccaccatcagcTACCTGCCTCACCACCAGTACCAGCACCACCAAGCCGCGGCGCACCCATCCCACCACTTCCAGCACTCGCTAGCCGGAGCAGGCATACACGCACAGCGATATTTGGGGCTGAAAGAGGAGCCCCAGACAGTTCCAGACATGCAGAGCAGCGACGACGAGTCAGTTTGCGGCATGTCCCCAATCGACATGGAGAACCAGGAGCGCATCAAGGCCGAGCGCAAGAGGCTCAGGAACCGCCTGGCAGCCACCAAGTGCCGGAAGCGCAAGCTGGAGCGCATCTCGCGCTTGGAGGACAAGGTGAAGATTCTGAAGACAGACAACGCCGGGCTCTCCAGCACAGCTTCCGTCCTGCGCGAGCAGGTAGCTCAACTCAAACAGAAAGTTATGACACACGTCAGTTCTGGCTGTCAACTCATGTTGACATCCAAGATCAAGTCGTTTTGA
- the LOC135536058 gene encoding transcription factor JunB-like isoform X1 has protein sequence MSTIMEQPFYHDDSFLSAYGHSGAALHDYKLLKQNMNLNFAENYRNQSLKAQLRNESEFYPTGGASEVGSLKLASPELERLIIQNSNGVITTTPTPGQYFYSRGITEEQEGFADGFVKALDDLHKMNQMPPPNVSIGTGGVSTCTVASTVFGSSMQPEHLEYTTLDSCSPHTNLTPATSSYPSTTISYLPHHQYQHHQAAAHPSHHFQHSLAGAGIHAQRYLGLKEEPQTVPDMQSSDDESVCGMSPIDMENQERIKAERKRLRNRLAATKCRKRKLERISRLEDKVKILKTDNAGLSSTASVLREQVAQLKQKVMTHVSSGCQLMLTSKIKSF, from the coding sequence ATGTCCACAATAATGGAACAACCTTTCTATCATGACGACTCGTTTCTTTCTGCTTATGGTCATTCAGGCGCTGCCCTGCACGACTACAAGCTCCTCAAGCAGAACATGAACTTGAACTTCGCCGAGAACTATCGGAACCAAAGCCTCAAGGCTCAGCTGCGCAACGAGAGTGAATTCTATCCGACCGGGGGCGCATCAGAAGTCGGCTCGCTGAAGCTCGCCTCTCCTGAACTGGAGCGATTGATCATCCAGAACAGCAACGGTGTCATCACTACCACACCGACACCTGGGCAGTACTTCTACAGTAGGGGAATCACAGAGGAACAAGAGGGCTTCGCGGACGGGTTCGTTAAAGCTCTGGACGACCTCCACAAGATGAACCAGATGCCGCCACCGAACGTGTCCATCGGAACCGGTGGAGTCTCCACGTGCACTGTGGCCTCCACCGTGTTTGGTTCCTCCATGCAGCCGGAGCACCTAGAGTACACCACCCTGGACAGCTGTAGCCCTCACACTAACCTCACACCTGCAACCAGCAgctacccctccaccaccatcagcTACCTGCCTCACCACCAGTACCAGCACCACCAAGCCGCGGCGCACCCATCCCACCACTTCCAGCACTCGCTAGCCGGAGCAGGCATACACGCACAGCGATATTTGGGGCTGAAAGAGGAGCCCCAGACAGTTCCAGACATGCAGAGCAGCGACGACGAGTCAGTTTGCGGCATGTCCCCAATCGACATGGAGAACCAGGAGCGCATCAAGGCCGAGCGCAAGAGGCTCAGGAACCGCCTGGCAGCCACCAAGTGCCGGAAGCGCAAGCTGGAGCGCATCTCGCGCTTGGAGGACAAGGTGAAGATTCTGAAGACAGACAACGCCGGGCTCTCCAGCACAGCTTCCGTCCTGCGCGAGCAGGTAGCTCAACTCAAACAGAAAGTTATGACACACGTCAGTTCTGGCTGTCAACTCATGTTGACATCCAAGATCAAGTCGTTTTGA